A window of Pseudomonas putida genomic DNA:
TCCGGGTGCGGCATATGGCAGGCCGCGGGCAGCGCTTACTGCGGCCCCATCTTGTCCATCAGTGCGGCGAGTTTGTCGTACTCGTCGGCGCTGAGGTCGGTAAGCGGAGTACGCACCGGGCCGGCGTCGTAACCGGCGATTCTGGCGCCGGCCTTGACGATGCTCACGGCGTAGCCGGCCTTGCGGTTGCGGATATCCAGGTAAGGCAGGAAGAAATCGTCGATCAGCCTGGCCACGGTGGCGTGGTCGTCGCGGGCGATCGCGTTGTAGAAGTCCATGGCGGTCTTCGGCACGAAGTTGAACACGGCGGAGGAGTACACCGGCACGCCCAGCGCCTTGTAGGCAGCAGCATACACCTCGGCCGTAGGCAGGCCACCCAGGTAGCTGAAGCGGTCGCCCAGGCGGCGACGGATCGACACCATCAACTCGATGTCACCCAGGCCGTCCTTGTAGCCGATCAGGTTCGGGCAGCGCTCGGCCAGTTTTTCCAGCAGGTCGGCGTTCAGGCGGCAGACGTTGCGGTTGTAGACGACGACGCCGATGGTTACCGATTTGCACACCGCTTCGACATG
This region includes:
- the kdgD gene encoding 5-dehydro-4-deoxyglucarate dehydratase → MTPQELKSILSHGLLSFPVTDFNAQGDFNPAGYAKRLEWLAPYGASALFAAGGTGEFFSLAASEYSQVIKTAVDTCAKSVPILAGVGGSTRQAIEYAQEAERLGAKGLLLLPHYLTEASQEGVAAHVEAVCKSVTIGVVVYNRNVCRLNADLLEKLAERCPNLIGYKDGLGDIELMVSIRRRLGDRFSYLGGLPTAEVYAAAYKALGVPVYSSAVFNFVPKTAMDFYNAIARDDHATVARLIDDFFLPYLDIRNRKAGYAVSIVKAGARIAGYDAGPVRTPLTDLSADEYDKLAALMDKMGPQ